A genomic window from Coraliomargarita parva includes:
- a CDS encoding response regulator translates to MKAHTVLVIEDNIALREMTRRRLERHGYKIVLAEDGEEGLALLQDMKPDIILLDMSLPGKDGWTVAGELKDCPRCGTIPLIAITAHAMRGDREKAIQSGCDDYVSKPIDFSILTSKMNALLEPHES, encoded by the coding sequence ATGAAGGCTCACACGGTCCTAGTCATCGAAGACAATATCGCACTTCGCGAAATGACCCGCCGCCGACTGGAACGGCACGGGTACAAGATCGTCCTCGCGGAAGATGGCGAAGAAGGCCTGGCCCTCCTGCAGGACATGAAACCGGACATCATCCTGCTCGACATGAGCCTCCCGGGAAAGGACGGCTGGACCGTTGCGGGCGAACTCAAGGACTGCCCGCGCTGTGGCACGATTCCCTTGATCGCCATTACCGCACACGCCATGCGCGGCGACCGGGAAAAAGCCATCCAGTCGGGTTGCGACGATTACGTCAGCAAGCCGATCGACTTCAGCATTCTCACCAGCAAAATGAACGCCCTGCTGGAACCCCACGAGTCCTAG
- a CDS encoding aldo/keto reductase, with translation MKYRRFGRTGLELSVFSLGGMRFPRGWEKGLTYEGLTDTERETIAAILDRSFDCGINHIETARGYGHSEDWFRLVLGAQARPRDSYYLQTKVAPKADPKEFEKTLQESFDSLGCDYLDLFGFHGINEQQELDWIIRPGGCLEVVRRWQKDGRIRHVGFSTHGACEVIVKAIECGEFEYVNLHWYYINQTNWAAIEAATRQDMGVFIISPTDKGGQLFAPPQKLSDACAPLHPITFNDLFCLRRPEVHTLSVGAGQASDFDEHLAALAYYDRIDGTIAPIEARLEAVLQDALGADWWPSYSEGLPWYTQVPGEVNLPYILRLWSLAKGLDMTGYGKYRYGMIEGGDGGNWMGGKPSGEFDEPALLALLKDHPHRDRIPGILREAHAMFKGEAKQRLSSD, from the coding sequence ATGAAATACCGCCGTTTTGGACGTACCGGACTGGAGCTTTCCGTTTTTAGCCTGGGGGGCATGCGTTTCCCTCGTGGTTGGGAAAAAGGCCTGACTTACGAGGGCTTGACCGATACCGAGCGGGAGACAATTGCGGCGATCCTCGACCGGAGTTTCGACTGTGGCATCAATCACATTGAGACGGCCCGTGGCTACGGGCATTCGGAGGATTGGTTTCGTCTGGTCCTGGGGGCGCAGGCGCGTCCGCGGGACAGCTACTACCTGCAGACCAAGGTCGCGCCCAAGGCGGACCCGAAGGAATTCGAGAAGACACTGCAGGAATCCTTTGATTCACTGGGTTGTGACTACCTCGACCTTTTCGGCTTTCACGGGATCAACGAGCAACAGGAGCTGGACTGGATCATCCGTCCGGGGGGATGCCTTGAGGTGGTGCGCCGCTGGCAAAAGGACGGCCGGATTCGTCATGTCGGGTTTTCAACCCACGGGGCCTGTGAAGTGATCGTGAAGGCAATCGAGTGCGGGGAATTCGAGTATGTGAACCTGCACTGGTATTATATCAACCAGACCAACTGGGCGGCGATCGAGGCGGCAACCCGTCAGGATATGGGCGTGTTTATCATCAGTCCGACGGACAAGGGCGGCCAACTCTTCGCTCCCCCGCAGAAGCTGAGTGATGCCTGTGCACCCCTGCATCCGATCACCTTCAACGACCTGTTCTGCCTGCGGCGTCCGGAGGTCCATACCCTGAGTGTGGGAGCCGGGCAGGCGAGTGATTTTGACGAGCATCTGGCGGCGTTGGCCTACTACGACCGGATCGATGGGACGATCGCACCGATCGAAGCGCGGTTGGAGGCGGTTCTGCAGGATGCGCTCGGGGCGGACTGGTGGCCCTCCTACAGCGAAGGCTTGCCGTGGTACACGCAGGTTCCCGGCGAAGTGAATCTTCCTTATATCCTGCGCCTCTGGAGTCTGGCCAAGGGGCTGGATATGACCGGTTACGGCAAGTACCGCTACGGGATGATCGAAGGGGGCGACGGAGGCAACTGGATGGGGGGCAAACCTTCGGGCGAGTTTGATGAGCCGGCCCTTCTGGCCCTACTTAAGGATCATCCACATCGGGATCGTATTCCCGGCATCCTGCGTGAAGCGCACGCCATGTTCAAGGGTGAGGCGAAACAACGCCTGAGCTCGGACTGA
- the cysK gene encoding cysteine synthase A encodes MSKAFDSIVSTVGNTPLVKINKTTAGLEADIYLKCEFFNPLASVKDRIGKAMIEAAERDGKIGPGSIIIEPTSGNTGIALAFVCAAKGYKLILTMPETMSLERRVLLRMLGADIVLTPGPKGMPGAIARATELVEEYGEKAYMPQQFENPANPEAHRKTTAEEIWSATGGKIDAFVAGVGTGGTITGVSEVIKSRKELLSVAVEPEASPVLSGGQPGPHKIQGIGAGFIPKNCNVDIIDDVIKVSNENAFATAQRLAQEDGILGGISTGANVWAAMELAKRPEMAGKTIVTVGCSFGERYLSTPLAEKAREEMMAATAS; translated from the coding sequence ATGAGCAAAGCATTCGATTCAATCGTTTCCACCGTGGGTAATACCCCGCTTGTTAAGATCAATAAGACCACCGCTGGACTTGAAGCCGACATCTACTTGAAGTGCGAGTTTTTCAACCCGCTGGCGAGTGTGAAGGACCGTATCGGTAAGGCCATGATCGAAGCCGCCGAGCGTGACGGCAAGATCGGTCCGGGCAGCATCATTATCGAGCCGACCTCCGGCAACACCGGAATCGCGCTGGCCTTTGTCTGTGCGGCCAAGGGCTACAAGCTGATCCTGACCATGCCGGAGACGATGTCGCTGGAGCGCCGTGTGTTGCTCCGTATGCTGGGGGCGGACATCGTTCTGACTCCCGGTCCGAAGGGCATGCCGGGTGCGATCGCCCGTGCCACCGAGCTGGTGGAGGAATACGGCGAGAAGGCTTACATGCCGCAACAATTTGAGAATCCGGCGAATCCGGAAGCGCACCGCAAGACCACAGCCGAGGAAATCTGGTCTGCGACCGGCGGAAAGATCGACGCGTTCGTGGCCGGTGTGGGCACCGGCGGCACCATTACCGGTGTTTCTGAAGTGATCAAGTCGCGGAAGGAGCTCTTGTCCGTGGCGGTCGAACCGGAAGCCAGTCCGGTGCTCTCCGGCGGCCAGCCGGGGCCTCACAAGATTCAGGGAATCGGCGCGGGCTTTATCCCGAAGAACTGCAACGTCGATATCATTGACGATGTGATCAAGGTCTCCAACGAGAACGCGTTTGCCACTGCCCAGCGGCTGGCCCAAGAGGACGGTATTCTCGGTGGTATTTCCACCGGTGCCAATGTCTGGGCGGCGATGGAACTGGCCAAGCGTCCGGAAATGGCCGGCAAGACCATCGTCACGGTCGGCTGCAGCTTCGGCGAGCGCTACCTGAGCACCCCGCTGGCGGAAAAGGCCCGCGAAGAAATGATGGCCGCGACTGCCAGCTAA
- the infA gene encoding translation initiation factor IF-1, with protein MAKAQSEEYVEVEGKIVAVLPGTMFRVELANGHQVLAHISGKLRKHFIKITTGDTVKMEMSPYDLDKARIVYRLRNAAVQRNAPKRSYGPKRR; from the coding sequence ATGGCAAAAGCACAAAGCGAAGAATACGTCGAAGTAGAAGGTAAAATTGTAGCCGTTCTTCCGGGCACCATGTTCCGGGTCGAGTTGGCAAACGGTCATCAGGTGCTCGCCCATATTTCCGGTAAGCTGCGCAAGCACTTCATCAAGATCACAACGGGTGATACCGTGAAGATGGAGATGAGCCCCTACGATCTGGACAAGGCGCGCATCGTGTATCGCCTGCGCAATGCAGCGGTTCAGCGTAATGCGCCGAAGCGTAGCTACGGCCCGAAGCGCCGGTAA
- the tadA gene encoding tRNA adenosine(34) deaminase TadA codes for MNLPCPFEKIFPSELNRNEAYYMTHAYNEAIEAWKKDEVPIGAVIEHQGRIIATGHNQSRSTNDPTAHAEIIAISQAANAIGDWRLNECTLYVTKEPCPMCSGALVIARIGKVYYGLPDPKMGCVGGAVDLGALPESNHKFESTGGILQELNHELLKAFFEMKRQANKDKKLEG; via the coding sequence ATGAACTTGCCTTGCCCATTCGAAAAGATCTTTCCCTCCGAGCTCAACCGCAACGAGGCATACTACATGACGCATGCCTACAACGAGGCAATCGAGGCCTGGAAAAAGGATGAGGTCCCGATCGGCGCGGTCATCGAGCATCAGGGCCGAATCATCGCGACCGGCCACAACCAGTCGCGCAGCACCAACGACCCCACGGCACACGCCGAAATCATCGCCATCTCACAAGCCGCCAATGCGATCGGCGACTGGCGCCTGAACGAGTGTACCCTCTATGTGACCAAGGAACCCTGCCCCATGTGCTCCGGCGCACTCGTCATCGCCCGCATCGGCAAGGTCTACTATGGCCTGCCCGATCCGAAGATGGGCTGCGTCGGCGGCGCCGTCGACCTCGGCGCCCTGCCCGAAAGCAATCACAAGTTCGAATCGACCGGCGGCATTCTGCAGGAGCTCAACCATGAATTGCTCAAGGCCTTCTTCGAAATGAAGCGGCAGGCGAATAAGGATAAGAAGCTCGAGGGTTGA
- a CDS encoding superoxide dismutase, translating into MMAYELPSLSYAYDALEPHIDARTMEIHHSKHHNAYITNVNAALEGTGLEDKCVCDLISDLSVVPEAKRGAVRNNGGGHANHKFFWTILSPDGGGAPVGELAAAIDAELGGFDAFKEAFAKAGATRFGSGWAWLVVKADGTLAVTSTPNQDSPLMKGIAEVEGTPVIGLDVWEHAYYLKYQNLRPKYIEAFWNVVDWNAAEENYKKAKA; encoded by the coding sequence ATCATGGCATACGAACTCCCCTCACTATCCTACGCATACGATGCGCTCGAACCGCACATCGATGCGCGCACGATGGAGATCCACCATAGCAAGCACCACAACGCTTACATCACCAATGTAAACGCTGCGCTCGAAGGCACCGGCCTCGAAGACAAGTGCGTCTGCGACCTCATTTCCGACCTGTCGGTCGTGCCCGAAGCCAAGCGCGGTGCCGTCCGCAACAACGGTGGCGGCCATGCCAACCACAAGTTCTTCTGGACCATCCTCAGCCCGGACGGCGGCGGTGCCCCCGTCGGCGAACTGGCCGCGGCGATCGACGCCGAACTCGGTGGCTTCGATGCCTTCAAGGAAGCTTTCGCCAAGGCAGGCGCCACCCGCTTCGGTTCCGGTTGGGCCTGGCTCGTAGTCAAGGCAGACGGTACACTCGCCGTCACTTCCACACCGAATCAAGACAGCCCGCTGATGAAGGGCATCGCCGAAGTCGAAGGTACTCCTGTCATCGGTCTCGATGTCTGGGAACACGCCTACTACCTGAAGTACCAGAACCTTCGCCCGAAGTACATCGAGGCATTCTGGAATGTGGTCGACTGGAACGCAGCCGAAGAAAACTACAAGAAGGCCAAGGCCTAA